The nucleotide sequence AATCGTTCAGCGCAGGGAAGGGGAGCAGACGGCGGGTCGTCGACGTGCTGCGCGGCGTCAGCCTGCGCGTCGAGCCCGGCGAGATGGTCGGCATCGTGGGGCCCAGCGGCTCGGGGAAGTCGACGCTGCTGTACTGCCTGTCGGGGCTGGAATCGGCCGACGCCGGCTCCATAGAGGTGATGGGCCGGCAGGTCGTGCGCGCAAGCCGCACCGCGCTGTTCAAGACGCGCCGCGACCACGTGGGCTTCATCTTCCAGTCGTACAACCTCGTGCCCTCGCTGAGCGCGGGGGAGAACGTGTCTCTGCCCGCGCGCCTTGCGGGCCGTCCGCTCACGACGGAGCAGACGGCCGCCGTGCTCGCGAGCGTGGGGCTGGAAGGACGCGCGAAGAGCCGGCCCGCGGATATGTCGGGCGGCGAGCAGCAGCGCGTGGCCATCGCCCGCGCGCTCGCGGGCGGGGCCGACGTGATCTT is from Gordonibacter urolithinfaciens and encodes:
- a CDS encoding ABC transporter ATP-binding protein; this encodes MNAAGERTRATVVAREVRKSFSAGKGSRRRVVDVLRGVSLRVEPGEMVGIVGPSGSGKSTLLYCLSGLESADAGSIEVMGRQVVRASRTALFKTRRDHVGFIFQSYNLVPSLSAGENVSLPARLAGRPLTTEQTAAVLASVGLEGRAKSRPADMSGGEQQRVAIARALAGGADVIFADEPTGALDSRNGREVLGMLRGIADDPQRSVVMVTHDLEAASLADRVLVLKDGRVLRELGRSAPAEILEALEAAR